The Glycine soja cultivar W05 chromosome 8, ASM419377v2, whole genome shotgun sequence genome has a window encoding:
- the LOC114421342 gene encoding DUF21 domain-containing protein At2g14520-like isoform X2, whose amino-acid sequence MAVEYTCCSTAFFVHILVIVLLVLFAGLMSGLTLGLMSLSLVDLEVLAKSGTPQDRKHAEKILPVVKNQHLLLCTLLICNAAAMETLPIFLDGLVTAWGAILISVTLILLFGEIIPQSVCSRYGLAIGASVAPFVRVLVCICFPVAYPISKAGKGGELTHDETTIIAGALELSEKTASDAMTPISETFTVDINSKLDRELMNEILEKGHSRVPVYYEQPTNIIGLVLVKNLLTVHPEDEAPMKSVTIRRIPRVPESMPLYDILNEFQKGHSHMAVVVRRCDKTNQQSSQNNANDSVRDVKVDIDGEKPPKEKALKPKMPLHKWKSFPNTNKSSNRGSRSRKWSKNMYSDILEIDGSPLPKLPEEEEAVGIITMEDVIEELLQEEIFDETDHHFEDS is encoded by the exons ATGGCGGTGGAGTACACATGCTGCTCAACGGCCTTCTTCGTTCACATACTGGTCATCGTGCTGCTCGTGCTTTTCGCGGGCCTCATGTCGGGCCTCACCTTGGGCCTCATGTCGCTCAGCCTCGTTGATCTTGAAGTTCTTGCTAAGTCTGGTACTCCTCAGGATCGTAAACACGCTG AGAAGATATTACCAGTTGTCAAAAACCAACATTTATTGCTATGTACTCTGCTAATTTGCAATGCTGCAGCCATGGAG ACACTTCCTATTTTTCTTGATGGCCTTGTTACTGCATGGGGCGCTATCCTAATTTCTGTGACATTAATTCTTTTGTTTGGTGAG ATTATACCCCAATCAGTTTGTTCTCGGTATGGTTTGGCTATTGGTGCATCAGTGGCTCCCTTTGTCCGTGTGCTTGTATGCATATGTTTTCCAGTTGCCTATCCAATTAGTAAG GCTGGAAAAGGGGGGGAACTGACACATGATGAAACAACGATCATTGCCGGGGCACTTGAACTCAGTGAGAAGACGGCGAGTGATGCCATGACTCCTATATCTGAAACATTTACTGTTGATATTAATTCAAAGCTTGATAG GGAACTGATGAATGAGATATTGGAGAAAGGGCACAGCAGAGTCCCAGTCTATTATGAGCAGCCTACAAACATTATTGGACTTGTACTG GTCAAGAATTTATTGACAGTTCATCCAGAAGATGAAGCACCCATGAAGAGTGTAACCATACGCAGGATTCCAAG GGTTCCAGAAAGTATGCCACTTTATGACATTTTGAATGAGTTTCAGAAGGGCCATAGCCACATGGCAGTTGTTGTCAGACGGTGTGACAAGACTAACCAACAATCTTCCCAAAATAATGCAAATG ACTCGGTGAGAGATGTTAAGGTGGATATTGATGGTGAAAAGCCTCCCAAAGAGAAAGCTTTGAAACCCAAGATGCCACTCCACAAGTGGAAAAGCTTTCCAAATACAAACAAGTCATCAAATAGGGGTTCTCGGAGCAGAAAATGGTCAAAAAATATGTACTCGGATATTTTGGAGATAGATGGAAGTCCCCTTCCAAAGCTccctgaagaagaagaagccgtTGGAATTATTACCATGGAAGATGTCATTGAAGAGCTTTTACAG GAGGAGATCTTTGATGAGACAGATCATCATTTTGAAGACTCATAA
- the LOC114421342 gene encoding DUF21 domain-containing protein At2g14520-like isoform X1, producing the protein MAVEYTCCSTAFFVHILVIVLLVLFAGLMSGLTLGLMSLSLVDLEVLAKSGTPQDRKHAEKILPVVKNQHLLLCTLLICNAAAMETLPIFLDGLVTAWGAILISVTLILLFGEIIPQSVCSRYGLAIGASVAPFVRVLVCICFPVAYPISKLLDFLLGHRHEALFRRAELKTLVNLHGNEAGKGGELTHDETTIIAGALELSEKTASDAMTPISETFTVDINSKLDRELMNEILEKGHSRVPVYYEQPTNIIGLVLVKNLLTVHPEDEAPMKSVTIRRIPRVPESMPLYDILNEFQKGHSHMAVVVRRCDKTNQQSSQNNANDSVRDVKVDIDGEKPPKEKALKPKMPLHKWKSFPNTNKSSNRGSRSRKWSKNMYSDILEIDGSPLPKLPEEEEAVGIITMEDVIEELLQEEIFDETDHHFEDS; encoded by the exons ATGGCGGTGGAGTACACATGCTGCTCAACGGCCTTCTTCGTTCACATACTGGTCATCGTGCTGCTCGTGCTTTTCGCGGGCCTCATGTCGGGCCTCACCTTGGGCCTCATGTCGCTCAGCCTCGTTGATCTTGAAGTTCTTGCTAAGTCTGGTACTCCTCAGGATCGTAAACACGCTG AGAAGATATTACCAGTTGTCAAAAACCAACATTTATTGCTATGTACTCTGCTAATTTGCAATGCTGCAGCCATGGAG ACACTTCCTATTTTTCTTGATGGCCTTGTTACTGCATGGGGCGCTATCCTAATTTCTGTGACATTAATTCTTTTGTTTGGTGAG ATTATACCCCAATCAGTTTGTTCTCGGTATGGTTTGGCTATTGGTGCATCAGTGGCTCCCTTTGTCCGTGTGCTTGTATGCATATGTTTTCCAGTTGCCTATCCAATTAGTAAG TTATTAGATTTTTTGCTGGGCCATCGACATGAAGCCCTATTCCGTAGAGCTGAGTTGAAAACACTCGTAAATTTGCATGGTAATGAG GCTGGAAAAGGGGGGGAACTGACACATGATGAAACAACGATCATTGCCGGGGCACTTGAACTCAGTGAGAAGACGGCGAGTGATGCCATGACTCCTATATCTGAAACATTTACTGTTGATATTAATTCAAAGCTTGATAG GGAACTGATGAATGAGATATTGGAGAAAGGGCACAGCAGAGTCCCAGTCTATTATGAGCAGCCTACAAACATTATTGGACTTGTACTG GTCAAGAATTTATTGACAGTTCATCCAGAAGATGAAGCACCCATGAAGAGTGTAACCATACGCAGGATTCCAAG GGTTCCAGAAAGTATGCCACTTTATGACATTTTGAATGAGTTTCAGAAGGGCCATAGCCACATGGCAGTTGTTGTCAGACGGTGTGACAAGACTAACCAACAATCTTCCCAAAATAATGCAAATG ACTCGGTGAGAGATGTTAAGGTGGATATTGATGGTGAAAAGCCTCCCAAAGAGAAAGCTTTGAAACCCAAGATGCCACTCCACAAGTGGAAAAGCTTTCCAAATACAAACAAGTCATCAAATAGGGGTTCTCGGAGCAGAAAATGGTCAAAAAATATGTACTCGGATATTTTGGAGATAGATGGAAGTCCCCTTCCAAAGCTccctgaagaagaagaagccgtTGGAATTATTACCATGGAAGATGTCATTGAAGAGCTTTTACAG GAGGAGATCTTTGATGAGACAGATCATCATTTTGAAGACTCATAA
- the LOC114421345 gene encoding LL-diaminopimelate aminotransferase, chloroplastic-like has protein sequence MSITHSLTTPLSSSSSAFLAPSSFNCRGQVSLPVKSVSICKCVATPEAETAYKTGVNRNPNMGKLQAGYLFPEIARRRSAHLLKYPDAKVISLGIGDTTEPIPEVITDAMSKRSHALSTIEGYSGYGAEQGEKPLRRALASTFYSDLGIEEDDIFVSDGAKCDISRLQIVFGSNVKMAVQDPSYPAYVDSSVIMGQTGLFQKNVEKFANIEYMRCNPENGFFPDLSSISRPDIIFFCSPNNPTGAVATREQLTQLVQFAKDNGSIVIHDSAYAMYISGDNPRSIFEIPGAKEVAIETSSFSKYAGFTGVRLGWTVVPKQLLFSDGFPVAKDFNRIVCTCFNGASNISQAGGLACLSPEGLKAMRDVIGFYKENTNIIMETFDSLGFKVYGGKDAPYVWVHFPGRSSWDVFAEILEKTHVVTTPGSGFGPGGEGFIRVSAFGHRENVLEACRRFKQLYK, from the exons ATGTCTATAACGCACAGCCTCACTACTccactctcttcttcttcctctgctttcttagctccttcttccttcaaTTGCAG GGGACAGGTTTCGTTGCCTGTGAAGAGCGTGAGCATTTGCAAATGCGTTGCCACACCCGAAGCTGAGACTG CCTACAAGACAGGGGTCAATCGCAATCCAAATATGGGGAAACTTCAAGCTGGCTATCTCTTTCCCGAG atTGCTAGAAGAAGGTCTGCGCACTTGCTGAAGTACCCTGATGCTAAAGTAATAAGCCTTGGAATTGGTGATACAACTGAACCTATTCCTGAAGTCATAACTGATGCAATGTCAAAG AGATCACATGCATTGTCGACTATAGAAGGATACAGTGGGTATGGAGCTGAACAAGGTGAAAAG CCATTAAGAAGGGCACTTGCTTCAACATTTTACAGCGATCTTGGCATAGAAGAGGATGATATATTTGTCTCAGATGGAGCAAAGTGTGATATATCTCGTCTCCAG ATTGTCTTTGGGTCAAATGTAAAAATGGCTGTGCAAGACCCTTCATATCCg GCCTATGTAGACTCTAGTGTAATTATGGGCCAGACTGGCCTCTTCCAGAAGAATGTTGAGAAGTTTGCAAACATTGAATACATGAGGTGTAATCCGGAAAATGGTTTCTTCCCTGATTTGTCTTCAATTTCTCGACcagatataatatttttctgttCTCCAAACAATCCTACTGGTGCTGTGGCAACAAGGGAACAACTGACCCAACTAGTTCAGTTTGCTAAGGACAATGGTTCTATAGTAATCCACGATTCAGCTTATGCAATGTATATTTCTGGTGACAACCCTCGCTCAATATTTGAAATTCCTGGAGCCAAAGAG GTTGCCATTGAGACTTCATCATTTAGCAAGTATGCTGGGTTCACTGGAGTCCGATTGGGTTGGACTGTGGTTCCGAAGCAGTTGCTGTTTTCTGATGGATTTCCTGTTGCCAAGGACTTCAACCGTATTGTATGCACTTGTTTCAATGGTGCTTCAAATATTTCCCAGGCAGGCGGTCTGGCTTGCCTTTCACCAGAAGGTCTTAAG GCTATGCGTGATGTTATTGGATTCTACAAGGAAAATACTAACATAATAATGGAGACATTTGATTCTCTTGGGTTTAAAGTCTATGGAGGGAAAGATGCACCATATGTGTGGGTCCATTTTCCCGGCCGAAGCTCATGGGATGTATTCGCTGAGATTCTTGAGAAGACTCATGTGGTTACAACCCCTGGTAGTGGTTTTGGACCTGGTGGTGAAGGTTTTATCAGGGTTAGTGCCTTTGGTCACAGGGAAAATGTCTTGGAGGCATGCAGAAGGTTCAAGCAGCTATACAAGTGA
- the LOC114421344 gene encoding uncharacterized protein LOC114421344: MEDYNFFVGQEFHDVKAFRNAIKEAAIAQHFELRTIKSDLIRYFAKCASDGCPWRIRAVKLPNAPTFTIRSIDGTHTCGRNANNGHHQASVDWIVSFIEERLRDNINYKPKDILHDIHKQYGITIPYKQAWRAKERGLAAIYGSSEEGYYLLPSYCEQIKKTNPGSVAEVFTGADNRFQRFFVSFYASINGFVNGCLPIVGHGGIQLKSKYLSTLLSATAFDADGGLFPLAFGVVDVENDDSWTWFLSELHKVLEVNTECMPKFIFLSDGQKGITDAVRRKFPSSSHALCMRHLTESIGKEFKNSRLVHLLWKASHATTTIAFKEKMGEIEEVSPEAAKWLQQFHPSQWALVHFKGTRFGHLSSNIEEFNKWILDTRELPIIQVIERIHSKLKTEFDDRRLKSSSWCSVLAPSAEKLMTEAIDHASTYQVLRSDEVEFEVLSADRSDIVNIGSHSCSCRDWQLNGIPCSHATAALISCRKDVYAFTQKCFTAASYRNTYAEAIHHIPGKLEWSKTDDKSSMDDNILVVRPPKLRRPPGRPEKQMCVDDLNREKHTVHCSRCNQTGHYKRTCKAEMINSIEQF, from the coding sequence ATGGAAGACTACAATTTTTTTGTCGGTCAAGAGTTCCATGATGTGAAGGCATTTCGGAATGCAATTAAAGAAGCTGCCATTGCACAGCATTTTGAGCTTCGTACTATTAAAAGTGACCTGATTCGCTACTTTGCTAAGTGTGCCTCAGATGGCTGTCCATGGCGGATTCGTGCTGTCAAGCTCCCTAATGCCCCAACATTTACTATTAGAAGTATTGATGGGACACATACCTGTGGGAGAAATGCAAACAATGGGCACCATCAGGCTTCTGTTGATTGGATTGTGAGTTTCATAGAAGAAAGGTTGCGAGATAACATCAATTATAAACCAAAAGATATTTTGCATGACATCCATAAACAATATGGTATAACCATACCATATAAGCAAGCTTGGCGTGCAAAGGAGAGGGGTCTTGCGGCTATATATGGCTCTTCTGAAGAAGGATATTACCTACTTCCTTCATACTGTgaacaaattaagaaaacaaatcCTGGAAGTGTTGCAGAGGTATTTACTGGTGCAGATAACCGTTTTCAGAGattctttgtttccttttatGCATCAATTAATGGTTTTGTTAATGGTTGTTTGCCAATTGTTGGACATGGTGGAATCCAGCTGAAAAGTAAATACCTTAGCACATTGCTTTCAGCAACTGCATTTGATGCTGATGGTGGGTTGTTTCCACTTGCGTTTGGTGTTGTTGATGTAGAAAATGATGACAGTTGGACATGGTTCCTGTCTGAGTTGCATAAGGTACTAGAGGTGAATACTGAATGCATGccaaagtttatatttttgtcaGATGGGCAAAAGGGTATTACAGATGCAGTAAGAAGGAAGTTCCCAAGTTCTTCTCATGCACTCTGCATGCGTCACTTGACTGAAAGCATTGGCAAAGAGTTCAAGAACTCTAGGCTTGTGCATCTTCTGTGGAAGGCTTCACATGCCACAACAACCATtgcatttaaagaaaaaatgggTGAAATAGAGGAGGTTTCTCCTGAAGCTGCCAAATGGTTACAACAATTTCATCCTTCTCAATGGGCCCTTGTACATTTTAAAGGAACTCGGTTTGGCCATCTATCCTCTAACATTGAGGAGTTCAATAAATGGATTCTTGACACCCGGGAATTGCCAATTATTCAGGTGATTGAGCGGATTCATAGCAAGCTTAAAACTGAGTTTGATGACAGGCGTTTAAAAAGCAGCTCATGGTGCTCTGTACTTGCCCCATCAGCCGAGAAGCTAATGACTGAAGCCATTGACCATGCATCTACATATCAAGTCCTTAGATCTGATGAAGTAGAGTTTGAGGTTCTTTCAGCCGATCGATCAGATATTGTAAATATTGGCAGCCATAGCTGTTCCTGCCGTGATTGGCAGTTAAACGGTATTCCATGTTCCCATGCTACTGCTGCTCTTATCTCTTGTCGAAAGGATGTTTATGCATTTACCCAGAAGTGTTTTACTGCTGCAAGTTACAGGAATACCTACGCAGAAGCTATACACCACATCCCAGGAAAACTTGAATGGAGTAAAACAGATGATAAGTCTTCTATGGATGATAATATCCTTGTTGTAAGGCCACCAAAATTACGACGACCACCGGGACGCCCTGAGAAACAGATGTGTGTGGATGACCTTAATCGAGAGAAGCATACAGTGCATTGTAGTCGGTGTAATCAAACTGGACATTACAAGAGAACTTGTAAAGCTGAGATGATTAATAGTATAGAGCAGTTTTAG
- the LOC114421346 gene encoding squalene monooxygenase-like: MDYPYILGGIMACSFAFLYVVYSFGAKKVTDSSSIHVKSNECAKTSSEGGICSSDEDAGSADIIIVGAGVAGAALAYTLGKDGRRVHVIERDLSEPDRIVGELLQPGGYLRLIELGLQDCVDEIDSQQVFGYALYMDGKNTKLSYPLEKFSSDISGRSFHNGRFIQRMREKASSLPNVKLEQGTVTSLLEEKGTITGVHYKTKSGQEFTAKAPLTIVCDGCFSNLRRSLCNPKVDVPSHFVGLVLENCNLPYANHGHVILGDPSPVLFYPISSTEIRCLVDVPGQKLPSLGGGEMACYLKTVVAPQVPPELYDSFIAAIDKGNIRTMPNRSMPASPYPTPGALLMGDAFNMRHPLTGGGMTVALSDIVVLRDLLKPLHDLHDASALCRYLESFYTLRKPVASTINTLAGALYKVFCASPDPARKEMRQACFDYLSLGGVFSDGPIALLSGLNPRPLSLVLHFFAVAIYGVGRLLIPFPSPKRMWIGARLISGASGIIFPIIKAEGVRQMFFPATVPAYYRTPPVH, from the exons ATGGATTATCCGTACATTCTAGGAGGGATCATGGCTTGTAGTTTTGCATTTTTGTATGTTGTGTACAGTTTTGGAGCAAAGAAGGTCACAGATTCAAGTTCAATACATGTAAAGAGTAATGAGTGTGCAAAGACATCATCAGAAGGTGGAATATGTTCTTCAGATGAGGATGCAGGAAGTGCTGACATCATCATTGTGGGTGCTGGGGTTGCTGGTGCAGCTCTTGCTTACACTCTTGGAAAG GATGGACGGCGAGTGCATGTAATTGAAAGGGATTTGAGTGAACCTGACAGGATCGTGGGTGAATTGCTACAACCTGGGGGCTATCTGAGGTTAATTGAGTTGGGCCTTCAGG ATTGTGTGGATGAAATTGATTCACAGCAAGTCTTTGGCTATGCTCTGTATATGGATGGCAAAAATACCAAGCTGTCTTATCCTTTGGAAAAATTCAGCTCTGATATTTCTGGGAGAAGCTTTCACAATGGCCGTTTCATACAGAGAATGCGAGAAAAGGCTTCGTCTCTTCCAAA TGTAAAATTAGAACAAGGAACTGTCACATCTCTACTTGAAGAGAAAGGAACCATCACTGGGGTGCACTACAAAACCAAAAGTGGACAAGAGTTCACAGCAAAGGCTCCCCTCACCATAGTATGTGATGGTTGTTTTTCCAACTTGAGGCGTTCTCTTTGCAATCCTAAG GTTGACGTTCCCTCTCATTTTGTTGGTCTGGTCTTGGAGAATTGTAATCTTCCATATGCAAATCATGGTCACGTCATCTTAGGTGATCCTTCACCCGTTTTGTTTTATCCCATCAGTAGCACTGAGATTCGCTGTTTGGTTGATGTGCCCGGCCAAAAATTACCTTCCCTAGGTGGTGGTGAAATGGCCTGTTATTTGAAAACTGTGGTGGCTCCTCAG GTTCCTCCAGAGCTGTATGATTCTTTTATAGCAGCTATTGACAAAGGAAACATAAGAACCATGCCAAATAGAAGCATGCCTGCCTCACCTTATCCCACACCAGGTGCACTTCTAATGGGAGACGCCTTCAATATGCGTCACCCTTTAACTGGAGGAGGAATGACTGTGGCTTTATCTGACATTGTtgtgctaagggatttacttaAACCTCTTCATGATCTGCATGATGCTTCTGCTCTTTGCAGATACCTTGAATCATTCTACACCCTACGCAAG CCAGTGGCATCTACAATAAACACACTAGCTGGGGCATTGTACAAGGTCTTTTGTGCATCTCCTGATCCAGCTAGAAAGGAAATGCGCCAAGCATGTTTCGATTACTTGAGCCTTGGAGGTGTTTTCTCAGATGGACCAATAGCTCTACTCTCTGGTCTAAATCCTCGTCCATTGAGTTTGGTTCTCCATTTCTTCGCAGTCGCTATATACGGTGTTGGCCGCCTGCTCATACCATTTCCTTCTCCAAAACGGATGTGGATTGGAGCTAGATTGATTTCA GGTGCATCAGGCATCATTTTCCCCATTATTAAGGCTGAAGGAGTGAGACAAATGTTCTTCCCAGCAACTGTGCCAGCATATTACAGAACCCCTCCTGTCCATTGA